From one Haloferax marinisediminis genomic stretch:
- a CDS encoding metallophosphoesterase family protein has translation MRLGVISDVHGNLPALDTVLADMPPVDCIVCAGDVVGYNPWPDECVTVLSERSVPTVSGNHDRAVTAGTGFRFNSLAAAGVDFARDELSPASLDWLASLPARQTVADGRVKLVHGHPDDPDRYTYPDDFSPALLSDEDLLVLGHTHVQGHAVYDDGIVLNPGSVGQPRDSDPRAAYAVVDLDTMTVDEHRVGYDIDRVAERVRDVGLPERIATRLYEGR, from the coding sequence ATGCGTCTGGGCGTCATCTCGGACGTGCATGGGAACCTCCCAGCACTCGACACCGTTCTGGCGGACATGCCACCCGTCGACTGCATCGTCTGTGCCGGCGACGTCGTCGGCTACAACCCGTGGCCCGACGAGTGCGTGACAGTTCTCTCAGAACGGTCGGTCCCGACCGTCTCCGGAAATCACGACCGGGCAGTCACCGCTGGGACCGGCTTTCGGTTCAACAGTCTCGCTGCTGCAGGCGTCGACTTCGCCCGCGACGAACTCTCCCCGGCGTCGCTCGACTGGCTCGCATCGCTCCCAGCGAGACAGACCGTCGCCGATGGGCGCGTCAAACTCGTCCACGGACACCCGGACGACCCAGACCGATACACCTACCCAGACGACTTCTCACCTGCGCTCCTCTCGGACGAAGACCTCCTCGTGTTGGGCCACACCCACGTGCAAGGACACGCCGTCTACGACGACGGAATCGTATTGAATCCGGGAAGCGTCGGCCAACCCCGTGATAGCGACCCGAGAGCGGCCTACGCCGTCGTCGACCTCGACACCATGACCGTCGACGAACACCGAGTCGGCTACGACATCGACCGCGTCGCCGAGCGAGTTCGTGACGTCGGCCTTCCAGAGCGAATCGCTACCCGACTCTACGAGGGACGCTGA
- a CDS encoding tryptophanase — MRSYKAKMVEPIELPSREEREAALERAGYNVFNLDARDVYIDLLTDSGTGTMSAEQWAAMIRGDEAYAGSESFARLAASVHDVMGFEYVIPTHQGRGAENVLYGVLLEEGDVVPNNSHFDTTRAHVVNQGAEPVDCPSPASRDPNSNEKFKGNFDIDAGYALVEEVGEDAIPVVVQTITNNSVAGQPVSMANIRAVAEFANDIDALFVIDACRFAENAHFIKEHEAGYEDWSVAEIAREQFAHADAITMSGKKDALVNIGGFTAMRDETVFEHAKQRAILFEGFPTYGGLSGRDIEAMAVGLREAVAPPYVTDRVEQVAELGDLLSEAGVPVYLPTGGHAVYLDASEMFPHIPKEQYPGQELVCALYLEGGVRGVELGGFAFPGTERPDLVRLALPRRTYSREHLEHIAETAEKVMETADEYHGLEIVEEPPMKELRHFSAKLEPVSN; from the coding sequence ATGCGCTCGTACAAAGCGAAGATGGTCGAACCCATCGAACTTCCCTCTCGTGAAGAGCGAGAGGCCGCCCTCGAACGGGCAGGGTACAACGTGTTCAACCTCGACGCTCGTGACGTCTACATCGACTTACTGACGGACTCAGGAACGGGAACGATGTCTGCCGAGCAGTGGGCCGCGATGATTCGCGGTGACGAAGCCTACGCCGGGAGCGAGTCGTTCGCGAGACTCGCCGCGTCCGTCCACGACGTGATGGGCTTCGAGTACGTCATCCCGACGCATCAGGGACGTGGCGCAGAGAACGTCCTCTACGGCGTCCTCCTGGAGGAAGGCGACGTCGTCCCGAACAACTCGCACTTCGACACGACGCGGGCACACGTCGTCAATCAGGGCGCAGAACCCGTCGACTGTCCGTCTCCGGCCTCCCGTGACCCGAACTCGAACGAGAAGTTCAAGGGGAACTTCGACATCGACGCGGGATACGCGCTCGTCGAAGAGGTCGGCGAAGACGCGATTCCGGTCGTCGTCCAGACGATTACGAACAACTCTGTCGCTGGCCAACCCGTCTCGATGGCGAACATCCGCGCTGTCGCCGAGTTCGCCAACGATATCGACGCGCTGTTCGTCATCGACGCCTGCCGGTTCGCAGAGAACGCACACTTCATCAAGGAACACGAGGCCGGATACGAAGACTGGAGTGTCGCCGAAATCGCCCGCGAACAGTTCGCCCACGCCGACGCTATCACGATGTCCGGCAAGAAGGACGCCCTCGTCAACATCGGCGGGTTCACCGCCATGCGCGACGAGACGGTGTTCGAACACGCCAAACAGCGAGCGATTCTCTTCGAAGGCTTCCCGACGTACGGTGGGCTCTCGGGTCGCGACATCGAGGCGATGGCAGTCGGCCTTCGTGAAGCGGTCGCGCCGCCGTACGTGACTGACCGAGTCGAACAGGTGGCCGAACTCGGTGACTTGCTGTCCGAAGCAGGAGTCCCCGTCTACCTCCCGACCGGTGGGCACGCAGTCTACCTCGACGCGAGCGAGATGTTCCCGCATATCCCGAAAGAGCAGTATCCGGGACAGGAACTCGTCTGCGCGCTCTACCTCGAAGGCGGTGTCCGCGGCGTCGAACTCGGCGGATTCGCGTTCCCGGGAACTGAGCGCCCGGACCTCGTTCGCCTCGCACTGCCGCGGCGGACGTACAGTCGCGAACACCTCGAACACATCGCCGAGACGGCGGAGAAGGTCATGGAGACGGCCGACGAGTACCACGGCCTCGAAATCGTCGAGGAACCGCCGATGAAAGAACTTCGGCACTTCTCGGCGAAACTCGAACCGGTCTCGAACTGA